In Drosophila miranda strain MSH22 chromosome XR, D.miranda_PacBio2.1, whole genome shotgun sequence, the genomic window aGTGTGCATGTGCGGACATGCCAATGCTTGCTTAAAAATGCACGCGTGCAAGCGGTAATCAATGTTttagtacatacatatgtacatatgtatgtatgtacatacactcATACATATGCACAGAGTAAGTGGTAAGGTAAGCCTGAAATGAAGACCCACAGGGGGAGAGAGACAGACCTGAGAAATGGTAAAGAATCTCATACCTtttgacagacagacagacacacacgcCGTAGCCGTAGACATTCCCTTTTTTATGGCCAAAACTGGATTCGATTCCATTTGAGCATGAGCTGGTGGCTTAGAACATGAACGTGAACGAGGGgcaacgcaacgcaacgcTTGGTGGCACGCCAAGCGAGGCAGCCAATTTTTACATACAAATGTGCTTTTAAAGTGTAATTACATGCACTTCTTTATCACACACATAGGACACATACagcatgtacatacatacatatgtaaatacatacacatgcCACAAAATGCCGATTTTAAATGGGTCAACAATTTATGGCATGGCCGTAGATTGGATTGGTTGGGTTGGCGACAATTAAGTAAATTCAGTCCAAAACAAAATCTGGCACATTGGGGAGGGATTACATCATCTGgctttaaataaatttaagccAAATTTATTCTGGatgtgttttgtttgttttttttttttcctttttcgttCCCCCCGTTTTTTCTTGCGGGCAAATAGAAAAAGGCCGAGCGGAGAACTCGTTCCCAACATCAACAGCAGAGTTATTTGTTGCACTTTGAGTGATTTTCAAGGTTGATTCTGTGCTCATCACAGCCGCAAACACTTAACTTCGAATCCGTTTGCTATAATTTACACACCTCTTACGATTCACACAATTTTTAATTGCAAAAAAGAGGAACAAATTGCAAGCTGCGCGAACTCCATTAAGGTTTTAAAAATGAAGCCAGCAACCAGCAACCGGCaaccagcagccagcagccagcctTGCCGTAGAACACTattggtatggtatggtatgggtCCGATTCCGATAGACACACCACTCACAGGGCTGTGTGCTATCGATATGTCTGTCCTTTGGGAAGGCGCTGATTTTCAAAGGTGATGTGATTGAAATGGAAACCAACCCAAACCATTTGCAAGTCCCATAGAATATTGACCCAACACCATTGATAACTTGAATACCATTTTCTTTCTAAATTGATTACGGAGTACAGCAACAAGCATTTCAAGGGTACGCTGGAATCGCTGCGCGTTgtcgacggtaaaatgtcttCTGATAAGATTgacaacaaaaatatatactGCATAGCCTCATGCCATAAAAAGGCCACATTCAAGTCAGATCTGCCGAGAATGTATTTTTCAAATAAATAGtagatgtatgtatatatatgtatatgtatatgtattggtatatgtatgtatattttgtGAGCTATCTGCATCGCTCGTGTACTGTTGCGTTTTGGGGGTTTCGTGTGATTTTGCTATAGGTCgtctatatgtatgtatgcactATGTATGAAGTTGAGTTGtacttttgctttttttttattattcggAAATTATATAACCGTGCTATCGCCGTGCAACACGACTATGAATGACTTTTGCACATTTACTAATTGCCAACCACCCAACCATTTGTTTGCTTGTGCCTTTACAGGAATCCTTGAAAATTAGCAGCGATCACGATATGCACGACTGGCTGTTCGATCGCGATGTCAAAGATCCCACCGTTATACTCAATGACAAGCTCATCTCGGATGCGCTGCTCAATGGTACGCTGCCAATCAAAACCGAGCATTCCTATAGCCTTAGTAGCGATGTTGATTCCCTGCCAGACTCACCAAAGAGTCTGCACCCCAAAATCGAGGGTAAGTAATCGTGATCGTGATCGTAATCGTAATCGTAATCGTAATCGCCTGTAACTGAAAGGCTATCGATCGCTAGTGACTCTTATAGtcatagctcgcaaataactgttgacactttcggcgtgtctgataaaaacctctcattgacggacacattgagaaaatggactgaaaagacccgatcaaatctgtttttgcttaactcgctcttcgctcaagcaaagaccgattttttcacttctcttttgttcctgtttttcactgagATGCTCAGATGTCGCGAGTGAACGaacaaagtgtcttttgcgtacgtatgcgtgcttgtacgtgtgatgcttatggcaactatcaatttttgtgaattctatacggtttgactattggagcttaaaatgaatcgttaaaagcaaaacgaaaatgttcgtttgccaattttgcaaataaatatacatacatattacaatacaatagccCAAAAGATGCGGAAAACATGAATAGATAAACAtatacaagaaaaaaaaactaaaaacactttactcagacacttttttggttctgctcatctaaagacacttttacagtgagcgcttgaccaaagtgtctttctaagttgttattgtgagacacgatcgtgtgtcgggctcacccgaaaacccgaaacacataacacaagcgaagagacaaaaagtgttctgctcagtgagagaccgtgtcttcgtggtcagtgacgagacagcaaagggaaaaagtgttgaccgtcgtttgcgagctatgctTATAGTACATTTGCATAGCATATTGCATAGAGTGCGTTTTATTCTGCCAGAAAGGTCCAAAAACCAATCCAAACACAGCTTTCAGTTGGTATATTTAGGCCATcgccatacatatgtacatataaacaTACGAACTATAATGAAAACAACAACCATTAGAACTGCGTTGACAAGAATAAcagttgaaaaacagtttcgTCTGTGTTCTGGTCGGTGTTGCTTTTTTTATTTAGTGTCGAGGTAGCATTTAGCAATTTAACGCAGTACTCGGGCATGAAGTTCTGTACTTTGACGCGATACGAATATCAGTGGTACGAAGAGCACAGCAAATGTTCGGTTcggttccgttccgttcctgtgtgtgtgttgccgCCTCATACGAGCAACGTAACGAGTACGAGAGCAAACTGTGTATAATTGCTGTTGACTGGGGTCTGGTCTGGCCTGGCCCGGCCTGGTCTGGGCTTCTTTTTTCGTGCTATTATCTGTAATTTTATAGAAACTGAACTGTACAACAACTgtacaaataaaattaaaacgAACCAAATTCGTGTGTGGAGCTGGAAAGAAAGTTTTTgccagaaaacagaaaacagaaaaaactGAAACAAAACTGAAATAACAATATTTCAAATGCAAACACATGTGTGCATTGTGGGTCGTGGAACGAACCGACGCGTGCCCGGCCTGGCTTCTTTTACAGAATATTATTCAAATTGTTGCACAATATTTGTGAAATCGTAGAGTACAGAACAAACAGTGCTCTAGAGACGTACATACCTACAATGTCTGTACAATATGTAGGTTAGACTAGACTCAACAATATTTACCCAACATATTTGCgcacatactcgtactcgtaggtCTGTTTCAATTGAGCCAAATCAACCAAAAGCCAAAAGGAGCAAACAGCTATGCTATGGACCAACAAtgacatgcatacatatgtatgtacatatgtacatatgtagttaAGGCCTAAAGCTATTTTGGGAAAAGAACAGAAAAAATTAAGCCGATTAAAACCGATTGAAACCGGGATAGTCGATAAGCCCCGGCAGGAACTGGATTTAACTCGAACGTTTCTCTTTCCCTGCCCCACAGACATGGATGACGAATGCTTCCCCGCCATTTCACTGAAGTCGGCCACCAGTGTGCGGGCCACCATCGATCCCAAATGCCTGACCCTCCACCCGCAATCGCACACACCCGCCACACACAGCAGCCGCGTGAGCTGCAGTCCCGCCCTGAGCTCAGAGCTGACCACAGCCACAGCGACTTTGACACGGGCCGGGCTCCAGACGCACGCGCACCACCTGCAGAGcgggagcaacagcaacagctccagccacagccacagccacgtGGTCGCCGCTATGGATCACTATCAACTACCTCACTTGTACGACAATGACTGCAGCTCGTCGTTGTCGTCGATTCGGGATGGCAGCATATCACCGGACATCTGCTCGGACATTGAGATCGACGAGTCGGCAATCAAGGATGAGCCCATGTCGCCAGACTCCAGCTGCCCCGCCAGTCCCAACTCACAGGCGAGCAGCTCCCAGCAGCACCAGCTGAGCCTCAATCTGGCCCATCTACAGACGGAAATGCTCTTTGAGCAGAAGGTGGGCTATTCCTATAAAAACAAGAATGCAGTTCGGCTGTACTCACTGTGTGTTTTTTACCCCTGATTAGCACGGCGGCCTCTTGctgaccagcagcagcagcagcagcagcaacaatcaCCTCATTAAGTCCCAGCAGAGACAGCACCAGCACCCGCTCCTTGGACAGGGCGATCTTATAATGGCCAAAATGGAGATCAAGAGCGAGAAACAaaacaccagcaacagcagcaccacgagcagcagcagctcgggCAAGTCACATGCCTACGGCATTCCCCTGACGCCGCCATCATCTCTGCCCAGCGACGATTCCGAAGGTAACTTGACACCGGAACATTTGTTTTCGCCACTGTCGCCCAACGCTTCCGTTTCTATATCCGTGGCCAATGCAGCCAATGGCGAGTCATCGACCATGGTGCGGCGAAACGTTACCGGCATCACGCGCTCTGCCAGCTGCGGCGGTtccggcaccggcaccggctccggctccggctccaaCACCAGCACGACCACAACAAGGCAGCCCATACACACGCCGTTGATAAGCTCCCAGCCGGTACGTTCGCCAAGCTCCTGCTACCCAGTAGCAATACTAATCAAATTCTTTGACTTGCAGAAGGGCTCTACAGGCACACTGCTGCTGACAGAGGAGGAGAAACGCACATTGCTGGCCGAGGGCTATCCGATACCGCAGAAGCTCCCGCTAACAAAAGCCGAAGAGAAATCGCTCAAGAAGATCAGAcgtaaaattaaaaataaagtaAGTCGAGCTGGAAACAAGCTCCTGTGAGGCAGGACCAGAGCTCTAATGTTAATTCTGTTTCCCTTTCATAGATCTCTGCTCAGGAAAGTCGTCGCAAGAAGAAGGAGTATATGGACCAGCTGGAGAGGCGCGTGGAAATTCTTGTCACTGAGAATCACGA contains:
- the LOC108151035 gene encoding cyclic AMP response element-binding protein A isoform X1: MEFYDGDLKDIWDSDLDPESLKISSDHDMHDWLFDRDVKDPTVILNDKLISDALLNGTLPIKTEHSYSLSSDVDSLPDSPKSLHPKIEDMDDECFPAISLKSATSVRATIDPKCLTLHPQSHTPATHSSRVSCSPALSSELTTATATLTRAGLQTHAHHLQSGSNSNSSSHSHSHVVAAMDHYQLPHLYDNDCSSSLSSIRDGSISPDICSDIEIDESAIKDEPMSPDSSCPASPNSQASSSQQHQLSLNLAHLQTEMLFEQKHGGLLLTSSSSSSSNNHLIKSQQRQHQHPLLGQGDLIMAKMEIKSEKQNTSNSSTTSSSSSGKSHAYGIPLTPPSSLPSDDSEGNLTPEHLFSPLSPNASVSISVANAANGESSTMVRRNVTGITRSASCGGSGTGTGSGSGSNTSTTTTRQPIHTPLISSQPKGSTGTLLLTEEEKRTLLAEGYPIPQKLPLTKAEEKSLKKIRRKIKNKISAQESRRKKKEYMDQLERRVEILVTENHDYKKRLESLEETNANLLSQLHKLQALVSKHNVKKS
- the LOC108151035 gene encoding cyclic AMP response element-binding protein A isoform X2 codes for the protein MEFYDGDLKDIWDSDLDPESLKISSDHDMHDWLFDRDVKDPTVILNDKLISDALLNGTLPIKTEHSYSLSSDVDSLPDSPKSLHPKIEDMDDECFPAISLKSATSVRATIDPKCLTLHPQSHTPATHSSRVSCSPALSSELTTATATLTRAGLQTHAHHLQSGSNSNSSSHSHSHVVAAMDHYQLPHLYDNDCSSSLSSIRDGSISPDICSDIEIDESAIKDEPMSPDSSCPASPNSQASSSQQHQLSLNLAHLQTEMLFEQKHGGLLLTSSSSSSSNNHLIKSQQRQHQHPLLGQGDLIMAKMEIKSEKQNTSNSSTTSSSSSGKSHAYGIPLTPPSSLPSDDSEGNLTPEHLFSPLSPNASVSISVANAANGESSTMVRRNVTGITRSASCGGSGTGTGSGSGSNTSTTTTRQPIHTPLISSQPKGSTGTLLLTEEEKRTLLAEGYPIPQKLPLTKAEEKSLKKIRRKIKNKISAQESRRKKKEYMDQLERRVEILVTENHDYKKRLESLEETNANLLSQLHKLQALVSKHNVKKS
- the LOC108151035 gene encoding cyclic AMP response element-binding protein A isoform X3 — translated: MEFYDGDLKDIWDSDLDPESLKISSDHDMHDWLFDRDVKDPTVILNDKLISDALLNGTLPIKTEHSYSLSSDVDSLPDSPKSLHPKIEDMDDECFPAISLKSATSVRATIDPKCLTLHPQSHTPATHSSRVSCSPALSSELTTATATLTRAGLQTHAHHLQSGSNSNSSSHSHSHVVAAMDHYQLPHLYDNDCSSSLSSIRDGSISPDICSDIEIDESAIKDEPMSPDSSCPASPNSQASSSQQHQLSLNLAHLQTEMLFEQKHGGLLLTSSSSSSSNNHLIKSQQRQHQHPLLGQGDLIMAKMEIKSEKQNTSNSSTTSSSSSGKSHAYGIPLTPPSSLPSDDSEANGESSTMVRRNVTGITRSASCGGSGTGTGSGSGSNTSTTTTRQPIHTPLISSQPKGSTGTLLLTEEEKRTLLAEGYPIPQKLPLTKAEEKSLKKIRRKIKNKISAQESRRKKKEYMDQLERRVEILVTENHDYKKRLESLEETNANLLSQLHKLQALVSKHNVKKS
- the LOC108151035 gene encoding cyclic AMP response element-binding protein A isoform X4, which produces MSVQYVDMDDECFPAISLKSATSVRATIDPKCLTLHPQSHTPATHSSRVSCSPALSSELTTATATLTRAGLQTHAHHLQSGSNSNSSSHSHSHVVAAMDHYQLPHLYDNDCSSSLSSIRDGSISPDICSDIEIDESAIKDEPMSPDSSCPASPNSQASSSQQHQLSLNLAHLQTEMLFEQKHGGLLLTSSSSSSSNNHLIKSQQRQHQHPLLGQGDLIMAKMEIKSEKQNTSNSSTTSSSSSGKSHAYGIPLTPPSSLPSDDSEGNLTPEHLFSPLSPNASVSISVANAANGESSTMVRRNVTGITRSASCGGSGTGTGSGSGSNTSTTTTRQPIHTPLISSQPKGSTGTLLLTEEEKRTLLAEGYPIPQKLPLTKAEEKSLKKIRRKIKNKISAQESRRKKKEYMDQLERRVEILVTENHDYKKRLESLEETNANLLSQLHKLQALVSKHNVKKS
- the LOC108151035 gene encoding cyclic AMP response element-binding protein A isoform X5; the protein is MDDECFPAISLKSATSVRATIDPKCLTLHPQSHTPATHSSRVSCSPALSSELTTATATLTRAGLQTHAHHLQSGSNSNSSSHSHSHVVAAMDHYQLPHLYDNDCSSSLSSIRDGSISPDICSDIEIDESAIKDEPMSPDSSCPASPNSQASSSQQHQLSLNLAHLQTEMLFEQKHGGLLLTSSSSSSSNNHLIKSQQRQHQHPLLGQGDLIMAKMEIKSEKQNTSNSSTTSSSSSGKSHAYGIPLTPPSSLPSDDSEGNLTPEHLFSPLSPNASVSISVANAANGESSTMVRRNVTGITRSASCGGSGTGTGSGSGSNTSTTTTRQPIHTPLISSQPKGSTGTLLLTEEEKRTLLAEGYPIPQKLPLTKAEEKSLKKIRRKIKNKISAQESRRKKKEYMDQLERRVEILVTENHDYKKRLESLEETNANLLSQLHKLQALVSKHNVKKS